The Cloeon dipterum chromosome X, ieCloDipt1.1, whole genome shotgun sequence genome includes a window with the following:
- the mRpL34 gene encoding large ribosomal subunit protein bL34m, which produces MALPNLFSGLLCRASWAAPSVFGHFRPLLSGVPSANISTTSVLANIRCHFPRPSEIKRVRRHGWKKRMSTLAGRKIIMNRILKGRFVLSH; this is translated from the exons ATGGCCCTGCCGAATCTATTTAGTGGTCTTTTATG CCGTGCGTCGTGGGCGGCGCCGAGCGTTTTCGGACACTTTCGACCCTTGTTGAGCGGCGTGCCCAGCGCGAACATTTCGACAACGAGCGTGCTGGCCAACATCCGGTGTCATTTTCCGCGTCCCAGTGAAATCAAGAGGGTGCGAAGACACGGCTGGAAGAAGCGCATGTCAACCCTGGCCGGCCGGAAGATTATTATGAATAGGATTCTCAAGGGACGTTTCGTACTTAGCCACTAA
- the LOC135945212 gene encoding Golgi membrane protein 1-like isoform X1, with the protein MGLDSMRGTHGRCPPLLVGGLLVVAFIMTCNWWSSSTQNMELLKQLDELAEQLRRCNNDKDQSMQLRLSVEGRLKSTEEELAQLRVRLEQQDINADDTRKSLQDKDAEIGTLKTAAEAAKNAAKLCTTELESLKKVSQSQEEVIKSLKIEKDELAKQKEERRKDAEKLKTDLEKVTSELNNLKASQPAPGTPNVAAKVAPASAVNTKSKAADLNADEKDEDNAKEREDPINNNEAVDAAAADDERFDNKNTNDEADNNNLPDANPAEDSVDQMAQAIQQDNNNGGGVAPAPPAKP; encoded by the exons ATGGGCTTGGACAGCATGCGAGGAACACACGGTCGGTGCCCCCCGCTGCTGGTCGGCGGCCTGCTGGTCGTCGCCTTCATCATGACCTGCAACTGGTGGTCATCGTCGACGCAGAACATGGAGCTGCTGAAGCAACTGGACGAGCTGGCCGAGCAGCTGCGCCGCTGCAACAACGACAAGGACCAGAGCATGCAGCTACGCTTGTCAGTCGAGGGCCGGCTCAAGAGCACCGAGGAGGAGCTGGCCCAGCTTCGCGTCCGCCTCGAGCAGCAGGACATCAACGCCGATGACACGCGCAAGAGCCTGCAGGACAAGGACGCAGAGATCGGCACCCTCAAGACCGCCGCTGAAGCCGCCAAGAATGCTGCCAAACTCTGCACTACCGAGCTG GAATCGCTGAAAAAAGTGAGTCAGTCGCAGGAGGAGGTGATCAAGAGCCTGAAGATAGAGAAGGACGAGCTGGCCAAACAGAAGGAGGAGAGGCGCAAAGACGCGGAAAAACTTAAGACTGATCTGGAAAAG GTGACATCTGAACTGAACAATCTGAAGGCGAGTCAGCCAGCGCCAGGCACGCCAAACGTGGCAG CAAAAGTGGCTCCGGCGTCAGCGGTTAACACAAAATCCAAGGCTGCTGATCTGAACGCAGACGAAAAGGATGAGGACAATGCCAAAGAGAGAGAAG ATCCCATTAACAATAACGAGGCGGTggatgcagcagcagcggacGATGAGCGTTTCGACAACAAGAATACTAATGACGAGGCGGACAACAACAATTTGCCAGACGCGAATCCGGCCGAGGACAGCGTGGACCAAATGGCGCAAGCCATCCAACAGGACAACAACAACGGAGGCGGTGTGGCGCCCGCGCCGCCGGCCAAACCCTAG
- the LOC135945212 gene encoding Golgi membrane protein 1-like isoform X3, whose product MGLDSMRGTHGRCPPLLVGGLLVVAFIMTCNWWSSSTQNMELLKQLDELAEQLRRCNNDKDQSMQLRLSVEGRLKSTEEELAQLRVRLEQQDINADDTRKSLQDKDAEIGTLKTAAEAAKNAAKLCTTELESLKKVSQSQEEVIKSLKIEKDELAKQKEERRKDAEKLKTDLEKVTSELNNLKASQPAPGTPNVADPINNNEAVDAAAADDERFDNKNTNDEADNNNLPDANPAEDSVDQMAQAIQQDNNNGGGVAPAPPAKP is encoded by the exons ATGGGCTTGGACAGCATGCGAGGAACACACGGTCGGTGCCCCCCGCTGCTGGTCGGCGGCCTGCTGGTCGTCGCCTTCATCATGACCTGCAACTGGTGGTCATCGTCGACGCAGAACATGGAGCTGCTGAAGCAACTGGACGAGCTGGCCGAGCAGCTGCGCCGCTGCAACAACGACAAGGACCAGAGCATGCAGCTACGCTTGTCAGTCGAGGGCCGGCTCAAGAGCACCGAGGAGGAGCTGGCCCAGCTTCGCGTCCGCCTCGAGCAGCAGGACATCAACGCCGATGACACGCGCAAGAGCCTGCAGGACAAGGACGCAGAGATCGGCACCCTCAAGACCGCCGCTGAAGCCGCCAAGAATGCTGCCAAACTCTGCACTACCGAGCTG GAATCGCTGAAAAAAGTGAGTCAGTCGCAGGAGGAGGTGATCAAGAGCCTGAAGATAGAGAAGGACGAGCTGGCCAAACAGAAGGAGGAGAGGCGCAAAGACGCGGAAAAACTTAAGACTGATCTGGAAAAG GTGACATCTGAACTGAACAATCTGAAGGCGAGTCAGCCAGCGCCAGGCACGCCAAACGTGGCAG ATCCCATTAACAATAACGAGGCGGTggatgcagcagcagcggacGATGAGCGTTTCGACAACAAGAATACTAATGACGAGGCGGACAACAACAATTTGCCAGACGCGAATCCGGCCGAGGACAGCGTGGACCAAATGGCGCAAGCCATCCAACAGGACAACAACAACGGAGGCGGTGTGGCGCCCGCGCCGCCGGCCAAACCCTAG
- the LOC135945212 gene encoding uncharacterized protein LOC135945212 isoform X4: MGLDSMRGTHGRCPPLLVGGLLVVAFIMTCNWWSSSTQNMELLKQLDELAEQLRRCNNDKDQSMQLRLSVEGRLKSTEEELAQLRVRLEQQDINADDTRKSLQDKDAEIGTLKTAAEAAKNAAKLCTTELESLKKVSQSQEEVIKSLKIEKDELAKQKEERRKDAEKLKTDLEKVTSELNNLKASQPAPGTPNVAAKVAPASAVNTKSKAADLNADEKDEDNAKEREAKRSKFKPPPVRTHPGMVVVEIIPSRSH, from the exons ATGGGCTTGGACAGCATGCGAGGAACACACGGTCGGTGCCCCCCGCTGCTGGTCGGCGGCCTGCTGGTCGTCGCCTTCATCATGACCTGCAACTGGTGGTCATCGTCGACGCAGAACATGGAGCTGCTGAAGCAACTGGACGAGCTGGCCGAGCAGCTGCGCCGCTGCAACAACGACAAGGACCAGAGCATGCAGCTACGCTTGTCAGTCGAGGGCCGGCTCAAGAGCACCGAGGAGGAGCTGGCCCAGCTTCGCGTCCGCCTCGAGCAGCAGGACATCAACGCCGATGACACGCGCAAGAGCCTGCAGGACAAGGACGCAGAGATCGGCACCCTCAAGACCGCCGCTGAAGCCGCCAAGAATGCTGCCAAACTCTGCACTACCGAGCTG GAATCGCTGAAAAAAGTGAGTCAGTCGCAGGAGGAGGTGATCAAGAGCCTGAAGATAGAGAAGGACGAGCTGGCCAAACAGAAGGAGGAGAGGCGCAAAGACGCGGAAAAACTTAAGACTGATCTGGAAAAG GTGACATCTGAACTGAACAATCTGAAGGCGAGTCAGCCAGCGCCAGGCACGCCAAACGTGGCAG CAAAAGTGGCTCCGGCGTCAGCGGTTAACACAAAATCCAAGGCTGCTGATCTGAACGCAGACGAAAAGGATGAGGACAATGCCAAAGAGAGAGAAG CAAAGAGATCGAAATTTAAACCACCTCCAG ttcGCACACACCCAGGCATGGTTGTAGTCGAGATTATTCCCAGCAG ATCCCATTAA
- the LOC135945212 gene encoding uncharacterized protein LOC135945212 isoform X2, which produces MGLDSMRGTHGRCPPLLVGGLLVVAFIMTCNWWSSSTQNMELLKQLDELAEQLRRCNNDKDQSMQLRLSVEGRLKSTEEELAQLRVRLEQQDINADDTRKSLQDKDAEIGTLKTAAEAAKNAAKLCTTELESLKKVSQSQEEVIKSLKIEKDELAKQKEERRKDAEKLKTDLEKVTSELNNLKASQPAPGTPNVAALVRTRGYDSRVSNVQIVDRGLIGIKFHGLPVLPHDPPGVARPQPRFSVTKIRAGQGNQTLGKGSTYILGLINLLEFFLTKCGFL; this is translated from the exons ATGGGCTTGGACAGCATGCGAGGAACACACGGTCGGTGCCCCCCGCTGCTGGTCGGCGGCCTGCTGGTCGTCGCCTTCATCATGACCTGCAACTGGTGGTCATCGTCGACGCAGAACATGGAGCTGCTGAAGCAACTGGACGAGCTGGCCGAGCAGCTGCGCCGCTGCAACAACGACAAGGACCAGAGCATGCAGCTACGCTTGTCAGTCGAGGGCCGGCTCAAGAGCACCGAGGAGGAGCTGGCCCAGCTTCGCGTCCGCCTCGAGCAGCAGGACATCAACGCCGATGACACGCGCAAGAGCCTGCAGGACAAGGACGCAGAGATCGGCACCCTCAAGACCGCCGCTGAAGCCGCCAAGAATGCTGCCAAACTCTGCACTACCGAGCTG GAATCGCTGAAAAAAGTGAGTCAGTCGCAGGAGGAGGTGATCAAGAGCCTGAAGATAGAGAAGGACGAGCTGGCCAAACAGAAGGAGGAGAGGCGCAAAGACGCGGAAAAACTTAAGACTGATCTGGAAAAG GTGACATCTGAACTGAACAATCTGAAGGCGAGTCAGCCAGCGCCAGGCACGCCAAACGTGGCAG CTCTAGTGCGTACTCGCGGCTACGACAGTCGTGTTTCCAACGTGCAGATAGTCGATCGCGGTCTCATAGGAATCAAGTTCCATGGGCTGCCCGTACTGCCACACGATCCACCCGGCGTTGCCCGGCCCCAGCCACGTTTTTCTGTAACTAAAATTCGGGCCGGCCAAGGTAACCAAACACTCGGCAAAGGGAGCACTTACATTCTGGGCTTAATTAATCTTCTAGAATTTTTCCTTACAAAGTGTGGatttttataa